The following are encoded in a window of Thermoanaerobacter ethanolicus JW 200 genomic DNA:
- a CDS encoding transposase, translating to MKIKAKQLSLSDIYDDVQSFFEEDKPKFIKLFDSFIDLSELIPPSFYAHYYSHFGRHRDFSLESMLTSLIIQKILSIPTVQLLVHVLKLSKELRELCGFKRVPHPSQFSRFKSIFLKDLENFFNNLVNLTEPICQAINPSLSNILIADTTGFQPYVRENNPKFFDSLYRNIKKFSKSNPDFDAHSYACSKMPKFAHSNPDAKFSYINGHYCYSIKATILTNGLGIIQHISFYDDDSLNVNTAKSAAESKDLYDSKTLIPSLKEFFNLHPNFSYRYFLGDAGFDSFDNYKYLFSEHGIIPIIPINPRNSKNLPQPTFNSDGIPTCPRDPSLKMSYDGIVREKGRTTRIKWLCPMSKKVRLNGKTTYILQCDNPCTSSKCGRIFYTTLDIDFRKNTVVPRNSKKWSKLYEKRPIIEKSISLLKSSIAVDSFKLINTRSIKADVFLGAITQHIGLIITAKLGTFEHPLSLKKLLA from the coding sequence ATGAAAATCAAAGCTAAACAACTTTCTCTCTCCGATATTTACGATGATGTTCAATCCTTCTTTGAAGAAGATAAACCCAAGTTTATTAAACTCTTTGATTCCTTTATTGATTTATCTGAACTTATTCCACCTTCTTTTTACGCCCATTATTATTCTCACTTCGGGCGTCATAGGGATTTTTCTCTTGAATCTATGCTCACTTCTTTGATTATCCAAAAAATTCTCTCTATCCCTACTGTTCAACTCCTTGTCCATGTTCTTAAGCTCTCTAAAGAATTAAGAGAGCTTTGTGGCTTTAAAAGAGTCCCTCATCCTTCTCAATTCTCTAGATTTAAATCCATTTTCCTCAAAGATTTGGAGAATTTCTTCAATAATCTTGTTAATTTAACTGAGCCTATTTGTCAGGCTATTAATCCTTCACTTTCTAATATCCTCATCGCTGATACTACTGGCTTTCAACCTTATGTCAGAGAAAATAATCCTAAGTTCTTTGATTCCCTTTATAGAAATATTAAAAAGTTCTCTAAATCTAATCCTGATTTTGATGCCCACTCTTATGCTTGTTCTAAAATGCCTAAGTTCGCTCACTCTAATCCTGATGCTAAATTCTCTTATATTAATGGCCATTATTGTTACTCTATCAAAGCTACCATCCTCACTAATGGCTTAGGCATTATTCAGCATATTAGTTTCTATGACGATGATTCTTTAAATGTCAATACTGCTAAATCTGCTGCCGAGTCTAAAGATTTGTACGATTCTAAAACTTTAATCCCTTCTCTTAAGGAATTCTTTAATTTACATCCTAATTTCTCTTATAGATACTTCTTAGGTGACGCTGGGTTTGATTCTTTTGATAATTACAAATACTTGTTCTCAGAGCATGGCATAATCCCTATTATCCCTATTAACCCTCGAAATTCTAAAAACTTACCTCAGCCTACTTTTAACTCTGATGGTATCCCTACCTGCCCCCGTGACCCTTCTCTTAAAATGTCCTATGATGGCATCGTCCGGGAAAAAGGTAGAACTACCAGAATTAAATGGCTTTGCCCTATGTCCAAAAAAGTTAGACTAAACGGTAAAACTACTTATATCCTTCAATGTGATAACCCCTGTACCTCTTCTAAATGCGGCAGAATATTCTATACTACCCTTGATATTGATTTTAGAAAAAACACTGTTGTCCCTCGTAACTCTAAAAAGTGGTCCAAACTTTATGAAAAACGCCCTATTATTGAAAAATCTATTTCTCTTTTAAAAAGTTCTATCGCTGTTGATAGCTTTAAACTCATAAATACCAGGTCAATCAAAGCTGATGTTTTTCTTGGGGCTATCACTCAACATATTGGTTTAATTATTACTGCAAAACTTGGTACTTTTGAACATCCTTTATCTTTGAAAAAACTTTTGGCTTGA